One Cupriavidus taiwanensis LMG 19424 DNA segment encodes these proteins:
- a CDS encoding thiamine pyrophosphate-binding protein, producing MPNQHQYEQQQVTVGCAITAFLEQCGVKAAFGVISIHNMPILDAMGERGKIRFVPARGEAGGTNMADAYARTTGGLGVCLTSTGTAAGNAAGAMVEALTAGTPMLHITGQIETPYLDQSLAYIHEAPDQLTMLKAVSKAAFRIRSADTAISTIKLAVQTALTAPTGPVSVEIPIDIQAALIDMPADLQPLPVPQHVPSAHALDALAERLVKARRPLLWLGGGARHASKQVQRLLDLGFGVVTSTQGRGIVPEDDPRSLGAFNLHKPVEAFYQTCDAMLVVGSRLRGNETLKYELKLPRPLLRIDADPAAEGRCYMSDYFVSGDAALALDALADRLEQRMQIDPAFAADLRRAHDTAVNSLVDGLGPYSALVQALQGAVGRNFNWVRDVTVSNSTWGNRQLRIFDSRAGVHALGGGIGQGLAMGIGAAIGAAATGSGKKTYTLAGDGGFILNLGELATAVQERADMVIVLMNDKGYGVIKNIQDAQYGGRRHYVDLHTPDYATLAKSLSLRHARVSNLAEAGAALEAAKAEAGPFLLEIDMLSIGSFKTIFAGPPVNKDNEEPAREQSTVTA from the coding sequence ATGCCTAATCAACACCAGTACGAACAACAGCAGGTTACCGTCGGCTGCGCCATCACCGCGTTCCTCGAGCAGTGCGGGGTCAAGGCCGCGTTCGGCGTGATCTCGATCCACAACATGCCGATCCTCGACGCCATGGGCGAGCGCGGCAAGATCCGCTTCGTGCCGGCGCGCGGCGAAGCGGGCGGCACCAACATGGCCGACGCCTACGCCCGTACCACCGGCGGCCTGGGCGTGTGCCTGACCAGCACCGGCACCGCCGCCGGCAATGCCGCCGGCGCCATGGTCGAAGCGCTGACCGCCGGCACGCCGATGCTGCATATCACCGGCCAGATCGAGACGCCGTACCTGGACCAGAGCCTGGCCTATATCCACGAAGCGCCGGACCAGCTGACCATGCTGAAGGCCGTGTCCAAGGCCGCGTTCCGCATCCGCAGCGCCGACACCGCGATCAGCACCATCAAGCTGGCGGTGCAGACCGCGCTGACGGCGCCGACCGGCCCGGTCAGCGTGGAGATCCCCATCGACATCCAGGCCGCGCTGATCGACATGCCGGCCGACCTGCAGCCGCTGCCGGTGCCGCAGCACGTGCCGTCGGCGCACGCGCTGGACGCGCTGGCCGAGCGCCTGGTGAAGGCCAGGCGCCCGCTGCTTTGGCTGGGCGGCGGCGCGCGCCATGCCAGCAAGCAGGTGCAGCGCCTGCTGGACCTGGGCTTCGGCGTGGTCACCAGCACCCAGGGCCGCGGCATCGTGCCCGAGGACGATCCGCGCTCGCTGGGCGCCTTCAACCTGCACAAGCCGGTCGAGGCCTTCTACCAGACCTGCGACGCGATGCTGGTGGTGGGCTCGCGCCTGCGCGGCAATGAAACCCTGAAGTACGAACTGAAGCTGCCGCGCCCGCTGCTGCGCATCGACGCCGATCCCGCCGCCGAAGGCCGCTGCTACATGAGCGATTACTTTGTCAGCGGCGACGCCGCGCTGGCGCTGGATGCGCTGGCGGATCGACTCGAACAGCGCATGCAGATCGACCCGGCCTTCGCCGCCGACCTGCGCCGCGCGCACGACACCGCGGTCAACAGCCTGGTCGACGGCCTGGGCCCGTACTCGGCGCTGGTGCAGGCGCTGCAGGGCGCGGTCGGCCGCAACTTCAACTGGGTGCGCGACGTGACCGTGTCGAACAGCACCTGGGGCAACCGCCAACTGCGCATCTTCGACTCCCGCGCTGGCGTGCATGCGCTGGGCGGCGGCATCGGCCAGGGCCTGGCGATGGGCATCGGCGCGGCGATCGGCGCCGCGGCCACCGGCTCGGGCAAGAAGACCTACACGCTGGCCGGCGACGGCGGCTTCATCCTGAACCTGGGCGAGCTGGCGACCGCGGTGCAGGAACGCGCCGACATGGTCATCGTGCTGATGAACGACAAGGGCTACGGCGTGATCAAGAACATCCAGGACGCGCAGTACGGCGGCCGCCGCCACTATGTGGACCTGCATACGCCTGACTACGCCACGCTGGCGAAGTCGCTGTCGCTGCGCCACGCGCGCGTCAGCAACCTGGCCGAGGCCGGTGCCGCGCTCGAGGCGGCCAAGGCCGAAGCCGGCCCGTTCCTGCTGGAAATCGACATGCTGTCGATCGGTTCCTTCAAGACCATCTTCGCCGGCCCCCCGGTGAACAAGGACAACGAAGAGCCGGCCCGCGAACAATCCACCGTCACCGCCTGA
- a CDS encoding VOC family protein, producing MMKVLGIDEIVYGADDFDACRGFFTDWGLAIKRDDAQGLDFETLNGCRVLVRRIDDPSLPPAIEAGPTLREVVWGVESQASLDHLAEALADAPGFVKQGEGATLRIGCTDPNGLAVRFQVTRKHDVQVDCALMNTWNDKPRLNQRSPIYDHATPIEVGHVVFFVKDVKATEQFYVEKFGFVPSDRYPDRGAFLRCTADGGHHDLFLLQLPEPKSGLNHVAFTVRDIHEVFGGGMHVSRKGWDTQLGPGRHPISSAYFWYFKNPAGGLIEYYADEDQLDEHWEPRAFEPGPTMFAEWAIEGGIDGNTRRQKNAGGPAGKFLTEKR from the coding sequence ATGATGAAGGTATTGGGAATCGACGAGATCGTGTACGGCGCGGATGACTTCGACGCCTGCCGCGGTTTCTTCACCGACTGGGGCCTGGCCATCAAGCGCGACGACGCGCAAGGGCTGGATTTCGAAACGCTGAACGGCTGCCGCGTGCTGGTGCGCCGCATCGACGATCCGTCGCTGCCGCCGGCGATCGAGGCCGGACCGACGCTGCGCGAAGTGGTATGGGGCGTCGAATCGCAGGCATCGCTCGACCACCTCGCCGAAGCGCTCGCCGATGCGCCTGGCTTTGTGAAGCAGGGCGAAGGCGCCACGCTGCGCATCGGCTGCACCGACCCGAACGGCCTGGCGGTGCGCTTCCAGGTCACGCGCAAGCATGACGTGCAGGTCGACTGCGCGCTGATGAACACGTGGAACGACAAGCCGCGCCTGAACCAGCGCAGCCCGATTTACGACCACGCCACGCCGATCGAAGTGGGCCATGTGGTGTTCTTCGTGAAAGACGTCAAAGCGACTGAGCAGTTCTATGTCGAGAAGTTCGGCTTCGTGCCGTCGGACCGCTATCCGGACCGTGGCGCGTTCCTGCGCTGCACCGCGGACGGCGGCCACCACGATCTGTTCCTGCTGCAGCTGCCGGAACCGAAGAGCGGCCTGAACCATGTCGCCTTCACCGTGCGCGACATCCATGAAGTGTTCGGCGGCGGCATGCATGTGTCACGCAAGGGCTGGGACACGCAGCTCGGCCCGGGCCGGCACCCGATCTCGTCGGCCTACTTCTGGTACTTCAAGAACCCGGCCGGCGGCCTGATCGAGTACTACGCCGACGAAGACCAGCTCGACGAGCACTGGGAGCCGCGCGCCTTCGAGCCGGGCCCGACCATGTTCGCCGAATGGGCGATCGAGGGCGGCATCGACGGCAACACCCGCCGCCAGAAGAACGCGGGCGGCCCGGCAGGCAAGTTCCTGACCGAGAAGCGGTAA
- a CDS encoding aspartate dehydrogenase: MLHVSMVGCGAIGRGVLELLKSDPDVVFDVVIVPEHTMDEARGAVSALAPRARVATHLDDQRPDLLVECAGHHALEEHIVPALERGIPCMVVSVGALSEPGMAERLEAAARRGGTQVQLLSGAIGAIDALAAARVGGLDEVIYTGRKPARAWTGTPAEQLFDLEALTEATVIFEGTARDAARLYPKNANVAATVSLAGLGLDRTAVKLLADPHAVENVHHVEARGAFGGFELTMRGKPLAANPKTSALTVFSVVRALGNRAHAVSI; encoded by the coding sequence ATGCTGCATGTGTCCATGGTTGGCTGCGGCGCGATCGGCCGCGGCGTGCTGGAATTGCTCAAGAGCGACCCGGACGTGGTGTTCGACGTGGTGATCGTGCCGGAGCACACGATGGACGAGGCCCGCGGCGCGGTCTCCGCGCTGGCGCCCCGCGCCCGTGTCGCCACGCACCTGGACGACCAGCGGCCCGACCTGCTGGTCGAGTGCGCCGGCCACCATGCGCTGGAAGAGCACATCGTGCCGGCGCTGGAGCGCGGCATCCCGTGCATGGTGGTGTCGGTGGGCGCGCTGTCCGAGCCTGGCATGGCCGAGCGGCTGGAAGCCGCGGCACGCCGCGGCGGCACGCAGGTGCAGCTGCTGTCCGGCGCGATCGGCGCCATCGACGCGCTGGCCGCGGCGCGCGTCGGCGGCCTGGACGAGGTCATCTACACCGGCCGCAAGCCCGCGCGCGCATGGACCGGCACGCCGGCCGAGCAGCTGTTCGACCTGGAGGCGCTGACCGAGGCCACGGTGATCTTCGAAGGCACCGCGCGCGATGCCGCGCGGCTGTACCCGAAAAACGCCAACGTCGCCGCGACGGTGTCGCTGGCCGGCCTGGGGCTGGACCGCACCGCGGTGAAGCTGCTGGCCGATCCGCATGCGGTGGAGAACGTGCATCACGTGGAAGCGCGCGGGGCGTTCGGGGGGTTTGAACTGACGATGCGCGGAAAGCCGCTGGCGGCGAATCCGAAGACTTCGGCGCTGACGGTGTTCAGCGTGGTGCGGGCGCTGGGGAATCGGGCGCACGCGGTATCGATTTAA
- a CDS encoding aldehyde dehydrogenase, with protein MTTKEVLPICIAGEWRLGTGDRYGTRYPATGEVVAELNAASLADVEEAVQGAHHAFLTSGWAQRKPHERAAVLYRVAELIRAQAEPLAQRQRLDNGKPISETRALVASAAGTFQFFAAACETLEETITPQRGDCLTMSVYEPMGVVAAITPWNSPIASEAQKMAPALAAGNAVVVKPAEVTPLMALELARICEEAGVPRGLISVLPGKGSVIGDAITKHPLVRRVSFTGGTTTGKHIAHIAADKMMPVSLELGGKSPTMVFDDADLDHAVNGVLYGIFSSSGESCIAGSRLFVARSQYEAFIDRLAHGAAQLRVGDPADERTQMGPLITDRHRDSIESYVAAGVDEGGQLRTGGVRPDVAGLPNGYFYTPTIIEGLDNHARICQEEIFGPVLVAIPFDDEDDLVEQANDSVYALAAGIWTRDYKRAWRVARAVQAGNVWINTYKQFSISTPFGGWRDSGLGREKGRLGILQYMEQKSVYWGLNEQPLPWANH; from the coding sequence ATGACCACCAAAGAAGTACTTCCGATCTGCATCGCCGGCGAATGGCGCCTCGGCACGGGCGACCGCTACGGCACGCGCTACCCGGCGACCGGCGAGGTCGTCGCAGAACTGAATGCCGCCAGCCTGGCTGACGTGGAAGAGGCAGTGCAGGGCGCTCACCACGCCTTCCTGACCAGCGGCTGGGCCCAGCGCAAGCCGCACGAGCGCGCCGCCGTGCTGTATCGCGTGGCCGAACTGATCCGCGCACAGGCCGAGCCGCTGGCACAGCGCCAGCGCCTGGACAACGGCAAGCCCATCAGCGAAACACGCGCGCTGGTCGCCAGCGCCGCCGGCACCTTCCAGTTCTTTGCCGCCGCCTGCGAAACGCTGGAAGAAACCATCACGCCGCAGCGCGGCGACTGCCTGACCATGAGCGTCTACGAGCCGATGGGCGTGGTCGCGGCGATCACGCCGTGGAACTCGCCGATCGCCAGCGAGGCGCAGAAGATGGCCCCTGCGCTCGCGGCCGGCAACGCCGTGGTGGTCAAGCCCGCCGAAGTGACGCCGCTGATGGCGCTGGAGCTGGCGCGCATCTGCGAGGAAGCCGGCGTGCCCAGGGGACTCATCAGCGTGTTGCCCGGCAAAGGCTCGGTGATCGGTGACGCCATCACCAAGCACCCGCTGGTGCGGCGCGTGTCGTTCACCGGCGGCACTACTACGGGCAAGCACATCGCGCATATCGCCGCCGACAAGATGATGCCGGTGTCGCTGGAGCTGGGCGGCAAGTCGCCGACCATGGTGTTCGACGACGCCGACCTGGACCATGCCGTCAATGGCGTGCTGTACGGCATCTTCAGCTCGTCGGGCGAATCGTGCATCGCCGGCTCGCGCCTGTTCGTGGCGCGTTCGCAGTACGAGGCCTTTATCGACCGGCTGGCGCACGGCGCGGCGCAGCTGCGCGTGGGCGACCCGGCCGACGAGCGCACGCAGATGGGACCGCTGATCACCGACCGCCACCGCGATTCGATCGAGTCGTATGTCGCCGCGGGCGTGGACGAAGGCGGCCAGCTGCGCACCGGCGGCGTGCGTCCCGACGTGGCCGGCCTGCCCAACGGCTACTTCTACACGCCCACCATCATCGAAGGCCTGGATAACCACGCCCGCATCTGCCAGGAAGAAATCTTCGGCCCGGTGCTGGTGGCGATCCCGTTCGACGACGAGGACGACCTGGTCGAACAGGCCAACGACAGCGTCTACGCGCTGGCCGCCGGCATCTGGACGCGCGACTACAAGCGCGCGTGGCGCGTGGCCCGTGCCGTGCAGGCGGGCAACGTGTGGATCAACACCTACAAGCAGTTCTCGATTTCGACGCCGTTCGGCGGCTGGCGCGACAGCGGCCTTGGGCGCGAGAAGGGACGGCTGGGCATCCTGCAGTACATGGAGCAGAAGAGCGTGTACTGGGGCCTGAACGAACAACCGCTGCCGTGGGCCAACCACTGA